One part of the Anopheles coustani chromosome 2, idAnoCousDA_361_x.2, whole genome shotgun sequence genome encodes these proteins:
- the LOC131265824 gene encoding tubulin beta chain-like, protein MREIVHLQAGQCGNQIGAKFWEVISNEHGIDPCGQSIGDTDMQLERINVYYNEASSGKYVPRAILIDLEPGTMDSVRASPYGQLFRPDNFAFGQSGAGNNWAKGHYTEGAELVDSVLDIVRKEAEGCDCLQGFQLTHSLGGGTGSGMGTLLISKIREEYPDRIMNTFSVVPSPKVSDTVVEPYNATLSVHQLIENTDETYCIDNEALYDICFRTLKLTTPTYGDLNHLVSATMSGVTTCLRFPGQLNADLRKLAVNMVPFPRLHFFMTGFAPLTSRGAQQYRALTVPELTQQMFDAKNMMAACDPRHGRYLTVAAIFRGRMSMREVDEQMANVQNKNSSYFVEWIPNNVKTAVCDIPPRGLKMSSTFIGNSTAIQEIFKRITEQFTAMFRRKAFLHWYTGEGMDEMEFTEAESNMNDLVSEYQQYQEATADEEGEFDEEEEAAED, encoded by the coding sequence ATGCGCGAAATAGTTCACCTTCAGGCCGGCCAATGTGGTAACCAGATTGGGGCCAAGTTTTGGGAAGTGATTTCCAACGAGCATGGCATAGATCCTTGCGGACAATCTATTGGAGATACGGACATGCAGTTGGAGAGAATTAACGTGTACTATAACGAGGCGTCTTCCGGAAAATATGTCCCGCGCGCCATACTGATTGATCTCGAGCCCGGAACGATGGATTCCGTACGTGCTAGTCCATATGGGCAACTGTtccgtccagacaactttgcGTTCGGTCAGTCCGGCGCCGGGAACAACTGGGCTAAAGGACATTATACCGAGGGAGCCGAGCTGGTCGACTCCGTGTTGGATATCGTTCGCAAGGAGGCCGAAGGTTGCGATTGTCTGCAAGGTTTCCAGCTAACTCACTCGCTGGGCGGAGGAACCGGATCCGGAATGGGAACGCTCCTCATCTCTAAGATCCGCGAGGAATATCCGGACCGTATAATGAATACATTTTCGGTCGTCCCGTCGCCGAAGGTTTCCGATACTGTCGTGGAGCCATACAATGCCACGTTGAGTGTTCATCAGCTGATTGAAAATACGGATGAAACTTACTGCATCGATAACGAGGCTCTCTACGATATCTGCTTCAGAACGCTGAAGCTGACCACACCAACGTACGGCGATTTGAACCATCTGGTCTCGGCCACTATGTCCGGCGTCACGACTTGTCTTCGTTTTCCCGGCCAGCTGAACGCTGACCTACGTAAGCTGGCTGTTAACATGGTGCCGTTTCCTAGATTGCACTTTTTTATGACCGGATTTGCCCCGCTCACCTCCCGCGGTGCTCAGCAGTATCGCGCACTTACCGTCCCTGAACTAACTCAGCAAATGTTCGACGCTAAGAATATGATGGCGGCGTGCGATCCTCGTCATGGTCGTTATCTCACCGTGGCTGCTATTTTCCGGGGCCGCATGTCGATGAGGGAAGTtgatgaacaaatggccaacgTGCAAAACAAGAACAGTAGCTACTTCGTCGAGTGGATCCCGAACAACGTTAAAACGGCCGTTTGCGATATTCCGCCAAGGGGCTTGAAGATGTCGTCTACTTTCATTGGAAACTCTACGGCAATACAAGAGATTTTCAAACGCATCACCGAACAGTTTACGGCCATGTTTCGACGCAAAGCATTTTTGCACTGGTACACTGGCGAGGGAATGGACGAGATGGAGTTTACGGAGGCGGAAAGTAACATGAACGATCTTGTGTCCGAGTATCAGCAGTATCAGGAAGCTACCGCTGATGAAGAAGGGGAGTTcgacgaggaggaagaagccgcAGAGGATTAA
- the LOC131267483 gene encoding uncharacterized protein LOC131267483, with protein sequence MDVDQQPLVEQIRNQKRNELKLDQKSHRKKELDRNRAGLGELHHSIGVIEHIPEQEIKALAGRIKRRKRCEPLDLVRLSFGFQQSRENISHFIRITGAINVIVKELTGNDYNLQLLAAECLCNLSLGDDVCCEKIASFSGAYLIALSENLNFRPLQQTCLWTLQNIVGSSPKGTKVLFSQGLVVVMIRLLASVTEQEAADDIILTLELALNYEQENEATLARIIKCFVGRVLHPSSLRLLHKCYNLMPTDQLLHESSVDIIHSCLNFLSSVTGTHLQPQAAPILLSIRILAHHVVTSQQYVEEIFRHLVQQQQQAVKFSVLFNGCAAEEMLPVCKELLWFLGQLHADSSSNEGMRIYLSYDNFIEHLSVPRALL encoded by the exons ATGGACGTCGACCAGCAGCCGCTGGTGGAACAAATCCGCAACCAAAAGCGTAACGAGCTTAAGTTGGATCAGAAATCGCACCGGAAGAAGGAGCTCGACCGAAATCGTGCAGGACTGGGCGAGTTGCACCATTCGATTGGTGTCATCGAACACATTCCCGAGCAGGAAATCAAAGCATTGGCCGGTCGCATCAAACGGCGGAAGCGCTGCGAGCCGCTCGATCTCGTACGTCTAAGCTTCGGCTTCCAACAAAGTCGGGAAAATATCTCCCACTTTATACGTATTACTGGTGCCATCAACGTGATCGTGAAGGAGCTGACGGGAAACGACTACAACTTGCAACTGCTAGCCGCGGAATGTTTGTGCAATCTGTCGCTCGGGGATGATGTTTGCTGCGAAAAAATAGCCAGTTTCTCTGGTGCGTATCTGATTGCACTTTCGGAAAACCTCAACTTCCGGCCACTGCAGCAAACATGCCTCTGGACGCTGCAAAACATCGTCGGATCCAGTCCGAAGGGCACGAAGGTGCTCTTTTCTCAGGGACTAGTGGTGGTTATGATCCGTCTCTTGGCTTCTGTGACGGAACAGGAAGCTGCAGACGATATTATTCTAACGCTCGAACTTGCCCTTAACTACGAGCAGGA GAACGAAGCTACACTGGCACGGATCATTAAATGTTTTGTCGGGAGAGTACTTCATCCCAGTAGCCTACGGCTTCTGCACAAATGCTACAATCTCATGCCGACCGATCAACTGCTTCATGAATCTTCCGTCGATATTATCCACAGCTGCCTCAACTTTCTGTCCAGCGTCACGGGCACGCATCTGCAGCCACAAGCAGCCCCCATTCTGCTCTCCATCCGCATTCTCGCCCATCACGTTGTGACGAGTCAGCAGTACGTAGAGGAAATCTTTCGCCATCTAgtacagcaacagcagcaggcgGTGAAGTTTTCCGTGCTCTTCAACGGTTGTGCGGCGGAAGAAATGCTTCCGGTATGCAAGGAACTGCTTTGGTTTCTAGGGCAGCTGCATGCCGACAGTTCCAGCAATGAAGGGATGAGGATTTACCTTTCTTATGACAATTTCATTGAGCACCTTTCCGTGCCGAGGGCTTTGTTGTAA
- the LOC131267482 gene encoding elongator complex protein 3, protein MTKKKPLGVGLSRDERMLIVVGEIIQELLKAHKEGKDVNLNRLKTRISSNYGLESAPRLVDIIAAVPHDAKSVLLPKLRAKPIRTASGIAVVAVMCKPHRCPHINMTGNICVYCPGGPDSDFEYSTQSYTGYEPTSMRAIRARYHPFLQTRHRVEQLKQLGHSVDKVEFIVMGGTFMCLPEDYRDFFIRNLHDALSGHSSSSVAEAVKYSEKSHTKCIGITIETRPDYCLKRHLSDLLSYGCTRLEIGVQSVYEDVARDTNRGHTVKATCESFQMSKDAGFKVVSHMMPDLPNVDIERDIDQFIEFFENPDFRADGLKIYPTLVIRGTGLYELWKTGRYKSYPPSTLVDLVAKILALVPPWTRVYRVQRDIPMPLVTSGVEHGNLRELALARMKDLGTDCRDVRTREVGIQEIHNKVRPYEIELIRRDYVANGGWETFLSYEDPKQDILVGLLRLRKCSPETFRPELIDNCSIVRELHVYGSVVPVNARDPTKFQHQGFGMLLMEEAERIARDEHGSKKLAVISGVGTRNYYRKMGYELDGPYMSKSLI, encoded by the exons atgacgaaaaagaaaccattaG GAGTTGGGTTGAGCCGGGACGAGCGAATGCTGATAGTCGTCGGTGAAATCATTCAGGAACTCCTGAAAGCGCACAAGGAGGGCAAGGATGTGAATTTGAATCGGCTCAAAACACGCATCTCGTCAAACTATGGCCTGGAATCTGCACCTCGGCTGGTGGACATCATTGCAGCCGTGCCGCATGACGCTAAATCAGTCCTTCTTCCGAAACTTCGTGCGAAACCTATTCGTACGGCCAGTGGT ATTGCTGTGGTTGCTGTGATGTGCAAACCGCACCGTTGCCCGCACATAAACATGACGGGAAACATTTGCGTGTACTGCCCGGGTGGGCCGGATAGTGATTTCGAGTACTCCACGCAAAGTTACACCGGTTATGAGCCAACGTCGATGCGTGCCATCCGCGCTCGCTATCATCCCTTTTTGCAGACGCGCCATAGAGTTGAGCAGTTGAAACAGCTGGGCCATTCTGTGGACAAGGTGGAATTTATTGTGATGGGTGGAACGTTTATGTGCCTGCCGGAGGACTATCGGGATTTTTTCATCCGGAACCTGCACGACGCACTGTCCGGGCACAGCAGTTCGAGCGTAGCCGAAGCGGTGAAATATTCGGAAAAATCTCACACCAAGTGCATCGGCATCACGATCGAAACACGTCCCGACTATTGTCTCAAGCGGCACCTCTCGGATCTGCTTTCGTACGGTTGCACACGACTTGAGATAGGCGTTCAGTCGGTTTACGAGGACGTAGCAAGAGACACCAACCGGGGCCATACGGTCAAGGCAACCTGTGAAAGCTTTCAGATGTCGAAGGATGCCGGATTCAAGGTTGTTTCGCACATGATGCCTGACCTGCCGAACGTTGACATCGAGCGGGACATAGACCAGTTTATTGAGTTCTTCGAAAATCCAGATTTTCGGGCAGACGGTTTGAAAATATACCCGACACTGGTCATCCGTGGGACCGGACTATACGAGCTGTGGAAGACGGGCCGATACAAGAGCTACCCACCGTCGACGTTGGTAGATTTGGTTGCGAAAATCCTCGCCCTTGTGCCTCCCTGGACGCGAGTGTACCGGGTGCAGCGTGATATCCCGATGCCACTGGTTACTTCCGGCGTTGAACATGGAAATCTACGCGAGCTGGCGCTGGCACGCATGAAGGACCTCGGTACGGACTGCCGGGATGTTCGAACGCGCGAGGTGGGAATACAAGAAATACACAACAAGGTGCGTCCGTACGAAATCGAGCTAATCCGTCGGGACTACGTGGCAAATGGTGGCTGGGAAACGTTCCTGTCTTACGAAGATCCAAAGCAGGACATTCTCGTTGGCCTCCTTCGGTTGCGCAAATGCTCACCGGAAACGTTCCGCCCGGAGCTGATAGACAATTGTTCTATTGTACGCGAGCTACACGTTTACGGTTCCGTGGTACCGGTGAATGCGCGCGATCCTACTAAGTTTCAGCATCAAGGCTTCGGTATGTTGCTAATGGAGGAAGCAGAACGAATTGCAAGGGATGAGCATGGTAGTAAAAAGCTCGCAGTTATATCCGGGGTTGGAACGAGGAACTACTATCGTAAAATGGGTTACGAGCTCGATGGACCGTACATGTCCAAGTCATTGATATAA
- the LOC131266577 gene encoding thyrostimulin alpha-2 subunit, whose amino-acid sequence MSWLRLVTVILCAIMLARARETWQKPGCHKVGHTRKISIPDCVEFTITTNACRGFCESFAVPSAPFAIVGHKPPQPVTSVGQCCNIMETEDVRVRVLCVNGIRNLTFKSATNCSCYHCKKD is encoded by the exons ATGTCATGGCTTCGTCTGGTGACAGTGATATTGTGTGCGATTATGCTCGCGAGGGCCCGGGAGACGTGGCAAAAACCGGGATGCCATAAAGTTG GACACACGCGTAAGATAAGCATTCCGGACTGTGTCGAGTTCACGATTACCACCAATGCCTGTCGAGGGTTCTGCGAGTCGTTCGCCGTACCATCGGCGCCGTTCGCTATCGTTGGCCACAAACCTCCACAGCCGGTTACGTCGGTGGGCCAATGCTGTAACATAATGGAAACGGAGGATGTGCGGGTGCGAGTACTGTGCGTGAATGGCATAAGGAATCTTACCTTTAAATCGGCCACCAACTGTTCCTGCTATCACTGCAAAAAGGACTAA
- the LOC131266576 gene encoding thyrostimulin beta-5 subunit → MAGKASGRLLVSAICMILTLGGGSAADSDSELANRPKDVYLGCHKRLFTYRVSQTDSKGRECWDHVSVLSCWGRCDSNEISDWRFPYKRSHHPVCVHAGRTKAVALLRHCHPDADLVARQYEYMEPKSCNCQTCSSTDTSCEGPKQLNTEAVTKIFQIDDEDTEPEYP, encoded by the exons ATGGCCGGTAAAGCGTCCGGCCGCCTGCTAGTTTCAGCCATCTGTATGATCCTCACACTTGGCGGTGGATCGGCGGCCGATTCCGACTCGGAGCTTGCGAACCGCCCGAAGGATGTCTACCTTGGATGCCACAAGCGCCTGTTCACCTACCGCGTGTCGCAAACGGACAGCAAGGGGCGCGAGTGTTGGGACCACGTGAGCGTACTTTCCTGCTGGGGTCGCTGTGATTCGAACGAAATATCTGACTGGCGCTTCCCGTACAAACGCTCGCACCATCCGGTGTGCGTCCACGCTGGGCGTACGAAAGCGGTCGCCCTGCTACGCCACTGCCATCCGGATGCGGACCTTGTGGCGCGACAGTACGAGTATATGGAACCGAAATCGTGCAACTGTCAG ACCTGCTCCAGCACGGACACCAGCTGCGAAGGACCGAAGCAACTGAACACGGAAGCGGTGAcgaaaattttccaaatcgACGACGAAGATACGGAACCGGAATATCCGTAG
- the LOC131266574 gene encoding serine/arginine-rich splicing factor 7 isoform X2, which translates to MSRHPHDAKVYVGELGNNASKQDIEEAFGYYGPLRNVWVARNPPGFAFVEFEDARDAEDAVRGLDGRTISGRRARVELSTGRGGRGGGGGGRGGPPRGGKGGRFQSDDRCYECGGRGHFARDCARSGRRGRKRSRSPRSRSRELRTRSRSYSRSRSRDRRSRSKGTPKRSTQAARSVSRDVSKSPRRTSRSPPSRSRSRSAKRSVSRSPSRSVSRSHSRHRNGDHD; encoded by the exons ATGTCTCGCCATCCGCATGACGCCAAAGTGTACGTCGGTGAGTTAGGTAACAACGCTAGCAAACAGGACATCGAGGAAGCGTTCGGGTACTATGGACCGCTGCGGAACGTGTGGGTTGCCCGCAATCCGCCCGGTTTCGCCTTCGTCGAGTTTGAGGATGCGCGCGATGCGGAGGATGCAGTACGCGGGCTAGATGGGCGTACGATTTCCGGCCGGCGAGCCCGGGTAGAGCTCTCTACCGGTCGTGGTGGacgcggtggtggaggtggcggaCGCGGTGGACCACCGCGCGGCGGTAAAGGTGGCCGATTCCAGTCGGACGATCGGTGCTACGAGTGTGGCGGACGTGGCCACTTTGCTCGCGATTGTGCCCGTTCGGGTCGCCGAGGACGCAAAAG GTCTCGCAGCCCACGATCGCGCTCGCGCGAGCTACGTACCCGTTCGCGTAGCTACAGCCGTTCCCGCAGCCGTGACCGCCGTTCGCGCTCGAAGGGAACGCCCAAGCGGAGCACTCAGGCCGCCCGCTCGGTGAGCCGGGATGTGAGCAAATCGCCCCGCCGTACCTCGCGCAGCCCCCCATCGAGAAGTCGCTCCCGTTCGGCGAAACGGTCCGTGTCCCGCTCACCGTCCCGCTCGGTGTCCCGATCGCACTCACGCCATCGCAACGGTGACCACGACTAG
- the LOC131266574 gene encoding serine/arginine-rich splicing factor 7 isoform X1, with protein MSKMSRHPHDAKVYVGELGNNASKQDIEEAFGYYGPLRNVWVARNPPGFAFVEFEDARDAEDAVRGLDGRTISGRRARVELSTGRGGRGGGGGGRGGPPRGGKGGRFQSDDRCYECGGRGHFARDCARSGRRGRKRSRSPRSRSRELRTRSRSYSRSRSRDRRSRSKGTPKRSTQAARSVSRDVSKSPRRTSRSPPSRSRSRSAKRSVSRSPSRSVSRSHSRHRNGDHD; from the exons ATG tcaAAGATGTCTCGCCATCCGCATGACGCCAAAGTGTACGTCGGTGAGTTAGGTAACAACGCTAGCAAACAGGACATCGAGGAAGCGTTCGGGTACTATGGACCGCTGCGGAACGTGTGGGTTGCCCGCAATCCGCCCGGTTTCGCCTTCGTCGAGTTTGAGGATGCGCGCGATGCGGAGGATGCAGTACGCGGGCTAGATGGGCGTACGATTTCCGGCCGGCGAGCCCGGGTAGAGCTCTCTACCGGTCGTGGTGGacgcggtggtggaggtggcggaCGCGGTGGACCACCGCGCGGCGGTAAAGGTGGCCGATTCCAGTCGGACGATCGGTGCTACGAGTGTGGCGGACGTGGCCACTTTGCTCGCGATTGTGCCCGTTCGGGTCGCCGAGGACGCAAAAG GTCTCGCAGCCCACGATCGCGCTCGCGCGAGCTACGTACCCGTTCGCGTAGCTACAGCCGTTCCCGCAGCCGTGACCGCCGTTCGCGCTCGAAGGGAACGCCCAAGCGGAGCACTCAGGCCGCCCGCTCGGTGAGCCGGGATGTGAGCAAATCGCCCCGCCGTACCTCGCGCAGCCCCCCATCGAGAAGTCGCTCCCGTTCGGCGAAACGGTCCGTGTCCCGCTCACCGTCCCGCTCGGTGTCCCGATCGCACTCACGCCATCGCAACGGTGACCACGACTAG